Proteins found in one Nostoc sp. NIES-3756 genomic segment:
- a CDS encoding ATP-binding protein has translation MSLDLSTPLQLIGRSVEFGRIVEVLAQDGDLLITGVPGSGRRTLVRWGVAEVGAIALDIDCIRATDGERFLQLLAEAISQNWEARKIQNWVAENASEFFVFDSETKLKLIRSLNQKQLWQAFEMLLALPQMIAVDLDKRVVIILQSFPHIRSWDRNGLWEMTFRRKINEDSHVNYVLIATIAETGNYSQEDQNHLETIQLPPLSHDVLAMWAREILHTAKLTFDPRSKALQLFSDAVQGHIGDAMVLIRRLQTSCKPDSLIGEADVQQAIEGQLKDLSMTYESLLMLLPANQVHLLECLALYPTEKPQSKDYIQKHGLSRGGSLQGALTGLHHKGLIYGAEQGYKLAMPLLALWLRQRLS, from the coding sequence GTGAGTTTGGATTTGTCTACCCCCTTACAATTGATTGGGCGCTCAGTGGAGTTTGGGCGCATTGTAGAAGTGTTAGCCCAGGATGGTGACTTATTAATTACTGGAGTACCTGGTAGTGGTAGGCGTACCCTAGTGCGGTGGGGTGTAGCAGAAGTAGGAGCGATCGCACTAGATATAGACTGCATCCGCGCCACAGATGGAGAGCGATTTTTACAGTTACTAGCCGAAGCGATTAGCCAAAACTGGGAAGCAAGAAAAATTCAGAATTGGGTAGCAGAAAATGCCAGTGAGTTTTTTGTCTTCGATTCAGAAACCAAACTCAAGTTGATACGTTCTCTCAACCAAAAGCAGCTATGGCAAGCATTTGAGATGTTGTTAGCATTGCCACAAATGATAGCTGTGGATTTAGATAAGCGTGTAGTGATAATTTTGCAGAGTTTTCCTCATATCCGTTCTTGGGATCGTAACGGTTTATGGGAAATGACATTCCGCCGCAAAATTAACGAAGATAGCCATGTCAATTATGTCTTGATCGCAACTATTGCCGAAACTGGTAATTACTCCCAAGAGGATCAAAATCATTTAGAAACTATACAACTACCACCCCTCAGCCATGATGTATTAGCAATGTGGGCTAGGGAAATATTACACACAGCCAAACTCACCTTCGATCCACGTTCTAAAGCATTGCAACTTTTTTCCGATGCGGTACAAGGACATATCGGTGATGCAATGGTACTAATTCGCCGCCTGCAAACATCTTGTAAACCTGATAGCTTGATTGGTGAAGCAGACGTACAGCAAGCCATTGAAGGACAGCTAAAAGATTTATCGATGACTTATGAATCTTTATTGATGTTACTACCAGCAAATCAGGTACATCTTTTAGAATGTCTAGCTTTATATCCCACAGAAAAACCCCAAAGCAAAGATTATATTCAAAAACACGGACTTTCTAGAGGCGGAAGTCTCCAAGGCGCACTGACAGGATTGCACCATAAAGGGTTAATTTATGGTGCAGAACAAGGTTATAAATTGGCAATGCCATTATTGGCTTTGTGGTTACGACAGAGGTTGAGTTAG
- a CDS encoding cation-translocating P-type ATPase → MVQAVATVAPGEKQPTIWHALEIDEAIACLNTNAQTGLTNTQAIQLLNKIGTNELTGKKSKPWWLKFLLQFNQPLLIILLCAGLVKAVTGSFVNAGVIWGVTTTNAIIGFVQEAKAEGAIAALANAITTEATIIRDGQKIRVPSRELVPGDVVLLTSGDKVPADLRLIQVRNLQIDESALTGESVAVEKNTPVLNPDAGLAERHNMAYAGGFVTFGQGIGVVVATGNNTETGKISQLMEQHTDISTPLTRKFNKFSQNWLYMVLGLATLCFAVGLGFQGFNEALEAAVALTVSAIPEGLPAVVTVTLAIGVSRMAKRHAIIRKLPAVETLGSATVICSDKTGTLTENQMTVQAIYAGGHQYTVTGVGYSPDGEIFRDEKPVDLNSDKGLQECLIAGLLCNDSHLEKKNSKWVMLGDPTEGALIASANKANFSQPTLTQEMPRLDGIPFESDYQYMATLHDTPTGKTIYVKGSVEAILQRCNLILNTDGKPRPLDCVETLKQSSIEREVNIMARQGLRVLALAKKPVNDEQDTVDHPDIAEGLIFLGLQGMIDPPRESAIKAVQACQTAGIQVKMITGDHAVTAQAIARRMGINKNGSVLAFTGAELAEMDKAELAQVAEEGVVFARVAPEQKLRLVEALQSKGEVVAMTGDGVNDAPALKQADIGIAMGGAGTEVAKEAADMLLTDDNFASIEAAVEEGRAVYKNLLKAICFILPVNGGESMTILISTLLARDLPILSLQVLWLNMLNSITMTVPLAFEPKAQNVMQQAPRHPNEPLLSGSRIQRILAISLFNWIVIFGVFEYIRQSTGNIDLARTMAINSLIAGRIFYLLSISQLIPNLIAKMDGTMKETVDIPAIGFGIFGAILLQIVFAHVPLINEVFETAPLTLQQWLFCLGVGSPMILWATIVNRLDPPN, encoded by the coding sequence ATGGTTCAAGCTGTAGCTACCGTTGCACCAGGAGAGAAACAGCCAACAATTTGGCACGCCTTAGAAATAGACGAAGCGATCGCCTGTTTAAATACCAATGCCCAAACAGGGTTAACTAACACCCAAGCAATACAGTTATTGAATAAAATTGGTACAAATGAACTGACTGGCAAGAAAAGTAAACCTTGGTGGTTAAAGTTCTTATTACAATTCAATCAGCCGCTATTAATTATCTTGTTATGTGCTGGGTTGGTAAAAGCAGTCACGGGTAGCTTCGTCAATGCTGGGGTAATTTGGGGTGTTACCACCACCAATGCCATTATTGGATTTGTGCAAGAAGCCAAAGCCGAAGGTGCGATCGCCGCCTTAGCCAACGCCATCACCACAGAAGCTACCATCATCCGTGATGGGCAGAAAATCCGCGTTCCTTCACGGGAATTAGTTCCTGGTGATGTCGTGCTGTTAACTTCCGGTGATAAAGTTCCCGCAGATTTACGCCTAATTCAAGTGCGGAACTTGCAAATCGATGAATCTGCTTTGACTGGTGAATCTGTCGCTGTAGAAAAAAATACGCCAGTCTTAAACCCAGATGCAGGATTAGCAGAACGTCATAACATGGCTTATGCGGGAGGTTTCGTCACCTTCGGACAAGGAATTGGTGTTGTCGTAGCTACAGGAAATAATACCGAGACAGGTAAAATTTCCCAATTAATGGAGCAGCATACAGATATTTCCACCCCATTAACGCGGAAATTTAACAAATTTAGCCAAAATTGGCTATACATGGTACTTGGTTTAGCTACTCTTTGCTTTGCTGTCGGATTAGGTTTTCAAGGCTTCAACGAAGCTCTAGAAGCAGCAGTAGCTTTAACCGTAAGTGCCATTCCAGAAGGTTTACCAGCAGTAGTAACTGTTACCTTAGCCATTGGTGTTTCCCGCATGGCAAAGCGGCACGCGATTATTCGCAAACTCCCGGCTGTGGAAACCTTGGGTAGTGCGACTGTGATTTGTTCTGATAAAACCGGGACATTAACAGAAAATCAGATGACAGTACAAGCCATCTATGCGGGAGGACATCAATATACGGTAACTGGTGTAGGTTACTCACCCGATGGGGAAATTTTTAGGGATGAAAAACCTGTAGATTTAAACAGTGATAAAGGACTGCAAGAATGTTTGATAGCAGGTTTACTTTGCAATGATTCCCATTTAGAGAAAAAGAATAGTAAATGGGTAATGCTGGGAGATCCCACCGAAGGCGCGTTAATTGCATCGGCAAATAAAGCCAATTTCAGCCAACCGACTCTCACCCAAGAAATGCCCAGACTAGATGGGATTCCCTTTGAATCTGACTATCAATACATGGCAACTCTGCACGATACACCCACAGGTAAAACTATCTATGTGAAAGGTTCGGTAGAGGCCATTCTCCAACGCTGCAACCTGATATTAAATACCGATGGTAAGCCTCGTCCCTTGGATTGTGTGGAAACATTAAAACAAAGCTCCATCGAACGCGAAGTGAATATTATGGCGCGTCAAGGCTTACGGGTTTTAGCCTTAGCCAAAAAGCCAGTGAATGATGAGCAAGATACTGTAGATCATCCAGATATTGCGGAGGGGTTAATTTTCTTAGGCTTGCAGGGGATGATTGATCCACCCCGTGAGAGTGCGATTAAAGCGGTACAAGCCTGTCAGACAGCCGGGATTCAGGTAAAAATGATTACCGGAGATCATGCAGTAACAGCGCAGGCGATCGCCCGACGGATGGGAATCAACAAAAACGGCTCTGTTCTAGCTTTCACAGGTGCAGAATTAGCCGAAATGGACAAAGCCGAACTCGCGCAAGTGGCGGAGGAAGGGGTTGTCTTTGCCCGTGTTGCACCAGAACAAAAACTGCGCCTAGTCGAAGCCTTACAATCGAAAGGCGAAGTCGTCGCCATGACAGGGGATGGTGTCAACGATGCACCCGCCTTAAAACAAGCGGATATTGGCATTGCAATGGGTGGTGCGGGTACAGAAGTAGCCAAGGAAGCCGCAGATATGCTACTTACTGATGATAATTTTGCCTCCATTGAAGCGGCTGTAGAAGAAGGACGAGCCGTTTATAAAAATCTTCTCAAAGCGATTTGTTTTATTCTCCCTGTTAACGGTGGGGAATCAATGACAATTTTAATTAGTACATTATTGGCGAGAGACTTACCAATTTTATCCTTACAAGTCCTCTGGCTAAATATGTTGAACTCCATCACCATGACAGTACCTTTGGCATTTGAACCAAAGGCGCAAAACGTGATGCAGCAAGCACCCCGTCATCCCAACGAACCCTTATTATCAGGTAGTCGTATCCAGCGCATCTTAGCAATTTCTTTATTTAACTGGATTGTTATATTCGGGGTGTTTGAATATATCCGCCAAAGCACAGGTAATATAGATTTAGCCAGAACAATGGCGATTAATTCTCTCATTGCTGGACGAATATTTTACCTATTAAGTATTAGTCAATTAATTCCCAACCTCATCGCCAAAATGGATGGGACAATGAAAGAAACAGTCGATATTCCCGCCATTGGTTTTGGTATTTTTGGAGCAATTCTCTTACAAATTGTCTTTGCTCATGTGCCGTTAATTAATGAAGTCTTTGAAACAGCACCATTAACTTTACAACAGTGGTTGTTCTGTTTAGGAGTAGGTTCACCGATGATTTTATGGGCGACAATTGTTAATCGTCTAGATCCACCCAATTAA
- a CDS encoding orange carotenoid-binding protein has translation MAITIDSARRIFPNTLQADAVPALIARFNQLSAEDQLAWTWFAFLEMGKTVTVAAPGAASMQFAEAILNQIKQMTFEEQTQVMCDLANHTDTPICRTYATWSPNIKLGFWNQLGEWMEQGVVAPIPAGYQLSANANAVLETLKTLDQGQQITVLRSSVVDMGYDAGKLGGYTRISEPVVAPKDISQRNQVNIEGINNPTVLSYMNNLNANDFDELIKLFVADGALQPPFQRPIVGKDAILRFFREECQNLNLLPERGVAEPAEDGYTQVKVTGKVQTPWFGAAVGMNMAWRFLLNPEGKIFFVAIDLLASPKELLNLVR, from the coding sequence ATGGCAATTACTATCGATTCGGCCCGTCGGATTTTTCCTAACACACTACAGGCTGATGCTGTGCCGGCTTTGATTGCACGATTCAACCAACTCAGTGCTGAGGATCAACTGGCATGGACATGGTTCGCTTTCTTAGAGATGGGTAAAACCGTTACAGTGGCTGCTCCTGGTGCAGCCAGTATGCAGTTTGCAGAAGCAATCCTGAATCAAATTAAGCAAATGACCTTTGAAGAGCAAACTCAGGTTATGTGCGATCTCGCAAACCATACAGATACGCCCATTTGTCGTACCTATGCTACATGGTCTCCTAACATCAAACTAGGCTTTTGGAATCAACTTGGGGAATGGATGGAGCAAGGCGTTGTTGCACCAATTCCTGCTGGTTATCAGCTTTCAGCCAATGCTAATGCAGTCTTAGAAACCCTGAAAACACTTGATCAAGGACAACAGATTACTGTCCTGAGAAGCTCCGTTGTAGACATGGGTTATGATGCAGGTAAATTAGGTGGCTACACGAGAATTTCTGAACCCGTCGTTGCACCTAAAGATATTTCCCAACGCAATCAAGTCAATATTGAGGGGATTAACAATCCCACCGTGTTGAGTTACATGAACAACTTGAATGCTAATGACTTTGATGAACTCATCAAGTTGTTTGTGGCGGATGGGGCTTTACAACCTCCCTTCCAAAGACCAATTGTTGGTAAAGATGCAATTTTGCGGTTCTTCCGCGAAGAATGCCAGAACCTCAATTTGCTTCCAGAGCGTGGTGTCGCTGAACCCGCAGAAGATGGCTATACTCAGGTGAAAGTGACAGGTAAGGTGCAAACTCCGTGGTTTGGTGCAGCAGTTGGTATGAACATGGCTTGGCGGTTCCTGCTCAACCCTGAAGGCAAAATCTTCTTTGTAGCCATTGACTTACTAGCCTCTCCCAAAGAATTGTTGAACTTGGTTCGCTAG
- a CDS encoding phosphate-starvation-inducible PsiE family protein, giving the protein MPKRIITQLNSWFNRDKIVSNLEFFQDIIIISLCMGLFWVMLIRLADMFLSFLHPLDLREVTSDILFILILVELFRLLIDYLQTQKISVGAAAEITIVSALREVIIRGVLEIPRDQIIGISIFLLVLLGILIALPWISQFFEHVRITEYENTQDSLETLSTESNQGN; this is encoded by the coding sequence ATGCCTAAAAGAATAATTACACAATTAAATAGTTGGTTTAATAGAGATAAGATTGTCAGTAATCTAGAATTTTTTCAAGATATTATTATCATTTCTTTATGTATGGGCTTATTTTGGGTAATGCTTATACGTTTGGCAGATATGTTTTTATCTTTTTTACATCCTCTAGATTTAAGAGAAGTAACATCTGATATTTTGTTTATTTTGATTTTAGTAGAGCTATTTCGTTTATTAATTGATTACTTACAAACACAGAAAATATCAGTAGGTGCAGCCGCAGAAATTACTATAGTTTCTGCATTACGGGAAGTCATTATCCGTGGAGTTTTGGAAATACCTCGTGACCAAATCATAGGTATTTCTATATTTCTATTAGTTCTGTTGGGAATATTAATAGCCCTACCTTGGATATCTCAGTTTTTTGAACACGTTAGAATTACTGAATACGAAAATACACAAGATAGCCTAGAAACATTATCCACTGAGTCTAATCAGGGAAATTAA
- the nifV gene encoding homocitrate synthase — MNKVLINDTTLRDGEQAAGVAFSVEEKIAIALILDAIGVHEIEVGIPAMGKAEQQAIANIVNLDLQAHLLGWNRAVISDIQASITCGLQRVHISIPVSAIQIAAKFQGRWQLVLQKLQDSISFAVDQGLFVSIGGEDSSRAEESFLLDIVSAAQEWGASRFRFCDTVGILDPFATYTKVKQLVASLTIPVEMHTHNDFGLATANALAGIKAGALSVNTTVNGLGERAGNAALEEVVMALKHLYHYDLGIDTKRLLEISQLVASASGYAVPPWKAIVGENTFAHESGIHAHGVLQNPQTYEPYAPEEVGRERRLVVGKHSGRHLLSSVLEQHGIVLNQEETQSILDAVRQESVEKKRSLTPQELLHLVQIQQHSWAS, encoded by the coding sequence ATGAATAAAGTGCTGATTAATGACACTACATTACGTGATGGAGAACAAGCGGCTGGTGTTGCTTTTAGCGTAGAGGAAAAAATAGCGATCGCGCTTATTCTCGATGCTATCGGCGTGCATGAAATCGAAGTAGGAATACCTGCAATGGGGAAAGCAGAACAACAGGCGATCGCAAATATTGTTAACCTCGATTTGCAAGCACATCTACTAGGTTGGAACCGCGCTGTTATTTCTGATATTCAAGCTTCCATCACCTGTGGTTTACAACGAGTTCATATCTCAATTCCCGTTTCTGCAATCCAAATTGCAGCCAAATTCCAAGGACGCTGGCAACTAGTTCTCCAAAAACTTCAAGATAGTATTAGCTTTGCCGTTGATCAAGGCTTGTTTGTTTCTATCGGTGGTGAAGACTCATCAAGAGCCGAAGAAAGCTTCCTACTTGATATCGTATCAGCAGCTCAAGAATGGGGCGCATCAAGATTTCGCTTTTGTGACACAGTAGGTATTCTCGACCCTTTCGCCACTTACACTAAAGTAAAACAATTGGTGGCATCTTTGACAATACCTGTGGAAATGCACACCCACAACGATTTCGGTTTAGCTACAGCCAACGCCTTGGCGGGTATTAAAGCAGGTGCTTTATCAGTAAATACTACAGTTAATGGGCTAGGAGAAAGAGCTGGTAATGCTGCTTTAGAAGAAGTAGTTATGGCTCTCAAGCACTTATATCACTATGATTTAGGCATTGATACAAAACGTTTACTCGAAATATCTCAATTAGTAGCATCAGCATCAGGTTACGCAGTCCCACCTTGGAAAGCAATTGTAGGAGAGAATACATTTGCCCACGAATCAGGGATTCATGCTCATGGTGTACTGCAAAATCCCCAAACCTACGAACCCTATGCACCAGAAGAAGTCGGGAGAGAGCGCCGTTTAGTTGTAGGTAAACATTCCGGCAGACATTTATTATCTAGCGTCTTAGAGCAACACGGCATTGTTCTCAATCAGGAAGAAACCCAATCTATTCTAGATGCAGTTAGACAAGAATCAGTAGAGAAAAAACGCAGCCTCACCCCTCAAGAACTTCTGCATTTAGTCCAAATACAACAACATTCTTGGGCAAGTTGA
- a CDS encoding WD40 repeat domain-containing protein, protein MNPIISKTQEFEVHFRGTLAEYVTAIAWCPQGDTLAAATAAGEVVIWQDANLTTLQTGTGQSVDCLAFSPDGKYLAIGGQDGRVKIWREQELVATLENAPAWVDKLAWSHASNQLAFSLGRYVQVWDAESSEVVTTLNFADSSALSIDWRIDGQYLAIGGNKGVKIWHAQDWDEEPYILNMPTVSVTMAWSPDGKFLASGNMDRSITVLEWNNPDPWVMRGFPGKIRQLAWSEVNSQVGAPILASSSVEGIVVWEKLEDENLGWEAQVLTNHVGVINAIAFAPKSFTLASAATDGWLCVWNEAKQVSQILTGVADGFSTLAWHPQGKLLAAGGEKGELFIWVKSLRGQGFGGK, encoded by the coding sequence ATGAATCCAATAATCAGCAAAACTCAGGAATTTGAAGTACACTTTCGCGGGACACTTGCAGAATATGTAACTGCGATCGCTTGGTGTCCCCAAGGAGATACCCTGGCTGCGGCAACGGCTGCTGGGGAGGTGGTAATTTGGCAAGATGCTAATTTGACAACACTGCAAACTGGTACTGGCCAGTCGGTGGATTGTCTGGCTTTCTCCCCTGATGGCAAATATTTAGCTATTGGTGGACAAGATGGACGAGTGAAGATTTGGCGGGAACAGGAATTAGTTGCCACCTTAGAAAACGCGCCTGCATGGGTGGACAAGCTTGCTTGGAGTCATGCTAGTAACCAGTTGGCTTTTAGTTTAGGGCGATATGTGCAGGTTTGGGATGCTGAGAGTAGTGAGGTTGTTACCACACTGAATTTTGCCGACTCATCTGCATTGAGTATTGATTGGCGTATTGATGGACAATATTTGGCGATTGGTGGGAATAAGGGCGTAAAAATTTGGCACGCGCAAGACTGGGATGAAGAACCATATATTCTCAATATGCCTACGGTGAGTGTGACGATGGCATGGTCTCCTGATGGTAAATTCCTAGCTTCTGGGAATATGGATCGTAGTATCACCGTTTTAGAATGGAATAATCCTGACCCTTGGGTGATGCGTGGCTTTCCTGGTAAGATTCGTCAGTTAGCGTGGTCAGAAGTAAATAGTCAGGTGGGTGCGCCGATACTAGCGTCTTCCAGTGTAGAAGGTATAGTGGTTTGGGAAAAACTAGAGGATGAAAACTTGGGATGGGAAGCGCAAGTTTTGACTAATCATGTGGGTGTGATTAATGCGATCGCCTTTGCACCCAAAAGCTTCACACTCGCTTCCGCCGCTACTGACGGCTGGCTATGTGTGTGGAATGAAGCCAAGCAAGTATCTCAAATTCTCACAGGTGTTGCTGATGGGTTTTCTACCCTAGCGTGGCATCCCCAAGGTAAACTACTAGCCGCAGGTGGTGAGAAAGGGGAATTATTTATTTGGGTAAAAAGTTTGCGGGGTCAAGGATTTGGAGGTAAATAG
- a CDS encoding metal ABC transporter solute-binding protein, Zn/Mn family, which produces MNQIKISFPTSPYLKVILFILISGFFGCRNQTTNTSVIEATNVVDQNLPKVVATTSVLCDLTKQIAENTINLTCLIPSNQFPQIYQPTAEDGDALEQANLILYNGYNLEPQLIKQINTTKNSASKIAVGQIAVPKPQQFTVNGRRVNNPYIWHNPKNAIRMLDVINSNLNKLEPSNRTIYNENTKRIKGELTQLDNWIKLKIATIPRNKRKLVTTNNAMDYYTKAYGIPSVTLGSEAQATDQRVKNLVQYIQKSNVPTIFADMSDTSKVMVSIATEAEVNLSQRQLYTQGLGEAISDGDTYQNMMVANTRTIVEGLGGTYLIFKPKAQN; this is translated from the coding sequence ATGAATCAAATAAAGATATCTTTCCCCACTTCCCCCTATCTAAAAGTTATACTATTCATCCTTATAAGTGGGTTTTTTGGGTGTAGAAATCAAACTACAAACACATCTGTAATTGAAGCTACTAATGTAGTTGATCAAAATCTTCCCAAAGTTGTTGCAACCACAAGTGTATTGTGTGACTTAACTAAACAGATTGCTGAAAATACAATTAATCTTACCTGCTTAATTCCCTCCAACCAATTTCCTCAGATTTATCAACCAACCGCCGAAGATGGTGATGCTCTTGAGCAAGCTAATCTGATTCTCTACAATGGTTACAATCTGGAGCCACAATTAATCAAGCAAATCAATACTACAAAAAACTCTGCATCTAAAATTGCTGTGGGTCAAATTGCAGTTCCTAAACCACAACAATTTACTGTTAATGGTCGTAGAGTCAATAATCCTTATATTTGGCACAATCCTAAGAATGCTATCAGAATGTTAGATGTCATTAATAGTAACTTGAATAAATTAGAGCCGAGTAATAGGACTATTTATAATGAAAACACCAAAAGAATTAAGGGTGAATTAACTCAGCTAGATAATTGGATTAAATTAAAGATTGCTACTATTCCTAGAAATAAGCGTAAATTAGTAACAACTAATAATGCTATGGATTATTACACAAAAGCTTATGGTATTCCTTCAGTTACTCTTGGTAGTGAAGCACAAGCAACAGACCAACGAGTAAAAAATCTGGTTCAATACATCCAAAAATCTAACGTACCGACAATTTTTGCAGATATGTCAGATACATCCAAGGTGATGGTATCTATAGCGACGGAAGCAGAAGTTAATTTATCGCAACGCCAATTATATACTCAAGGATTAGGTGAAGCCATAAGTGATGGCGATACCTATCAAAATATGATGGTTGCTAATACACGTACAATTGTTGAAGGATTGGGGGGAACATATTTAATATTTAAGCCTAAAGCCCAGAATTAG
- a CDS encoding GrpB family protein, producing MKVEVVPHDSTWQSKFEDESKLITPTLGNNLVKIHHIGSTSIPGIYAKPIIDILVEVKDITKVDEQNSVIAVFGYEAMGELGIPGRRYFRKHIEDKRTHHIHIFEVNSPEIERHLAFRDYMIAHPEDAQKYSELKRKLAKEYPEDIEGYMDGKDGFIKEFESRALAWKAEKI from the coding sequence ATGAAAGTAGAAGTTGTCCCTCATGATTCAACATGGCAGAGTAAATTTGAGGATGAATCAAAACTGATTACACCTACACTGGGTAACAACCTAGTGAAGATTCATCACATTGGTAGTACATCCATTCCTGGTATCTATGCAAAACCCATCATTGATATCTTAGTTGAAGTCAAAGACATAACCAAAGTCGATGAGCAAAACTCAGTGATCGCAGTATTTGGTTATGAAGCAATGGGTGAATTGGGCATTCCAGGGCGGCGCTATTTCCGCAAACACATAGAAGATAAAAGAACTCATCATATTCATATTTTTGAGGTTAATTCACCAGAAATAGAACGACATTTAGCATTTCGAGATTATATGATTGCCCATCCTGAAGATGCACAAAAATATAGTGAATTGAAGCGCAAATTAGCCAAAGAATATCCCGAAGATATCGAGGGTTATATGGATGGAAAAGATGGATTCATCAAAGAGTTTGAAAGTAGGGCGTTAGCATGGAAGGCAGAAAAAATTTGA
- a CDS encoding CobW family GTP-binding protein yields the protein MVADVITDSVPVTVLTGYLGAGKTTLLNHILTYEHGKKVAVIVNEFGEVGIDNQLVIDADEEIFEMNNGCICCTVRGDLIRIIGNLMKRRDKFDHLVIETTGLADPAPVIQTFFVDEDMQSQLSLDAVVTVVDAKHIWQHWDADEAQEQIAFADVILLNKTDLVAPTELDELEKRIRSMNAIAKIYRTRNSELTMDALLGVRAFDLARALEIDPNFLGEDAHEHDDTVFSVALVQEGELDGEKLNAWLSELLRTQGPDIFRMKGILNIAGEDNRFVFQGVHMIFDGRPDRPWKATEKRKNELVFIGRNLNEDQLRQDFLACLA from the coding sequence ATGGTAGCTGACGTAATAACAGATTCAGTTCCCGTTACTGTTTTGACTGGCTATTTAGGAGCAGGTAAAACAACGTTACTTAATCATATTCTCACATACGAGCATGGTAAAAAAGTTGCTGTGATCGTTAATGAATTTGGAGAAGTAGGCATTGATAACCAATTAGTTATTGATGCAGACGAAGAAATTTTTGAAATGAACAACGGTTGTATCTGTTGTACAGTTCGGGGTGACTTAATCCGCATCATTGGTAATTTGATGAAGCGCCGCGATAAGTTTGACCATTTAGTAATTGAGACTACAGGATTGGCTGACCCTGCACCAGTAATTCAGACATTCTTTGTAGACGAAGATATGCAAAGTCAACTGTCTTTAGATGCAGTGGTGACAGTAGTTGATGCCAAGCATATCTGGCAACATTGGGATGCAGACGAAGCCCAAGAACAAATTGCTTTTGCTGATGTTATTTTACTTAATAAAACTGATTTAGTTGCCCCAACAGAATTAGATGAATTAGAAAAGCGGATTAGATCGATGAATGCGATCGCCAAAATCTACCGCACTCGCAATTCTGAATTAACAATGGATGCGTTATTGGGTGTGAGAGCCTTTGATTTAGCCCGCGCTTTGGAAATAGATCCAAATTTCTTAGGTGAAGATGCCCACGAACATGATGACACAGTTTTTTCCGTGGCGTTAGTTCAAGAAGGGGAACTCGACGGAGAAAAATTAAACGCTTGGCTATCAGAATTATTGCGTACCCAAGGCCCTGATATCTTTCGGATGAAAGGCATATTAAATATTGCTGGTGAAGATAATAGATTTGTCTTTCAAGGGGTACACATGATATTTGATGGTAGACCCGATCGCCCTTGGAAAGCAACTGAAAAACGCAAAAACGAATTAGTATTCATCGGTCGCAATTTAAACGAAGACCAACTCAGACAAGATTTCCTCGCTTGTTTAGCTTAA